One stretch of Lacrimispora sphenoides DNA includes these proteins:
- a CDS encoding DNA internalization-related competence protein ComEC/Rec2 → MLVLTSWLFIPALLAAGIVLYGYWRGRNRLWVLLPLLFLYLGAAWAEYDCIRWEERERTIEELTGGYVEAEGMVYSFEEKNGSLQIVLKKIKVWKQETCYSVPSLMVSVKLFGEPGTDAPLFPQRTGDNKDVSLRLGQLIKVKGEVQPFQSPRNPGEFDSKEYYEGLGIDGRFLGKELEILDPGEDPLLDGIRRIREWGRALLYKYTSKEDAGVLTAAVLGDTGGLPEDIKSLYQKNGISHLLAISGMHMSFLGLSFYRILRKTGLGLGSAGLAGAVLVVLYGILTGSGPSVMRAVIMMSVAFLASYLGRTYDLLSSASLALLLLGLKSPLLLTNGGVQLSFGAVYAIGGTSPIIEKWLGRKRFLSSAISTGVAVQMVTMPITLYHFYQIPFYGLFLNLLLIPLMDWVVCSGISIIFLGNFSPLLGIGAAGTGHYILAFYEWICGSMKGLPGYSLTFGRPEAGRLAAYGLILVAGLYCLKVWEEYEAKRTGEKKEEKKEKKKEEKLKGCFYGLKVLFLAGMYCFCILFFKPGPVNGLQAVFLDVGQGDGILLRAGRSAVLVDGGSSSKKSLGKYSLEPCLKSMGIPVIHYAFNSHGDQDHLSGVAYLLENSEDIRIENLMLPYHGREDEAIKKLEELAMRRGTNVMYVAGGDGVQIGDLCITCLYPGKEDRPETTNEESEVLKMDYGSCRMLFTGDMEERGEEELLERPGERQMLAEVNVLKVAHHGSKYSSGEAFLDAIKPRWAVVSYGVGNSYGHPHQEVLDRLKERGTEVFKTGEGGAIMMWTDGEKIRFESFVDGE, encoded by the coding sequence TTGCTGGTTTTGACATCCTGGCTTTTTATTCCGGCTTTATTAGCTGCCGGAATTGTTCTTTATGGTTATTGGAGAGGCAGAAACCGGCTTTGGGTTCTTTTGCCTCTTCTTTTTTTATACCTGGGTGCGGCCTGGGCCGAATACGATTGCATAAGGTGGGAGGAAAGGGAAAGAACCATTGAGGAGCTTACCGGTGGTTATGTGGAAGCAGAGGGAATGGTTTATTCTTTTGAAGAAAAGAATGGATCTCTTCAGATTGTTTTAAAGAAAATTAAGGTATGGAAGCAGGAAACCTGCTATTCTGTTCCAAGTCTGATGGTGTCTGTGAAGCTTTTTGGAGAGCCGGGCACAGATGCGCCGTTATTTCCTCAAAGAACTGGCGATAATAAAGATGTAAGTCTGCGGCTGGGACAGCTTATCAAAGTAAAGGGAGAGGTACAGCCTTTTCAGTCACCAAGGAATCCGGGGGAGTTTGACAGCAAGGAATATTATGAGGGTCTGGGGATTGATGGAAGGTTTCTTGGGAAGGAACTGGAGATTCTGGATCCAGGAGAAGATCCTCTCTTAGATGGAATACGCCGGATCAGGGAATGGGGACGCGCTCTCCTTTATAAGTATACCTCCAAAGAAGATGCCGGTGTATTAACAGCAGCCGTTTTAGGGGATACGGGCGGGCTTCCGGAAGATATTAAATCTCTATATCAGAAGAACGGAATCTCCCATCTTCTTGCAATAAGCGGCATGCACATGTCTTTCCTTGGTCTTTCTTTTTACCGGATTTTAAGGAAAACCGGTCTGGGCCTTGGAAGTGCAGGTCTGGCAGGAGCTGTCCTGGTTGTTTTGTACGGGATTTTAACAGGCAGCGGTCCTTCGGTGATGAGGGCAGTGATTATGATGTCTGTCGCATTTCTGGCCTCCTATCTTGGAAGGACTTATGACCTTTTATCCTCCGCTTCCCTTGCGCTGTTGCTTCTGGGTCTTAAGTCACCTCTCCTCCTTACGAATGGAGGTGTTCAGCTGTCCTTTGGAGCGGTTTATGCCATCGGAGGGACAAGCCCTATCATTGAAAAATGGCTTGGAAGGAAAAGGTTCCTGTCAAGTGCAATTTCCACAGGAGTGGCGGTACAAATGGTCACCATGCCAATTACCTTATATCATTTTTATCAGATTCCTTTCTATGGACTGTTTTTAAATCTTCTGCTTATTCCATTAATGGATTGGGTGGTTTGTTCCGGAATCAGCATTATCTTTCTTGGAAACTTCAGTCCCCTTCTTGGGATCGGTGCGGCGGGAACAGGACATTATATTCTTGCCTTTTATGAATGGATCTGCGGGAGCATGAAAGGACTTCCTGGGTACAGCCTGACCTTTGGCAGACCGGAGGCTGGACGGCTGGCGGCTTACGGACTTATTCTGGTCGCAGGGCTTTACTGCCTGAAAGTCTGGGAGGAGTATGAGGCTAAAAGAACCGGTGAGAAAAAAGAAGAGAAAAAGGAAAAGAAAAAGGAAGAGAAATTGAAAGGGTGTTTCTATGGATTAAAAGTTCTTTTCCTTGCAGGGATGTATTGTTTTTGCATTCTGTTTTTTAAGCCTGGTCCTGTAAATGGTCTTCAAGCAGTGTTTCTTGATGTGGGGCAAGGGGATGGCATCCTGCTGCGGGCAGGAAGGTCTGCGGTTTTAGTGGATGGAGGAAGCTCTTCTAAAAAATCTCTGGGCAAATATTCCCTGGAGCCTTGTTTAAAAAGTATGGGAATACCTGTGATTCATTATGCATTTAACAGCCATGGGGATCAGGATCATTTAAGCGGTGTCGCCTATCTTTTGGAAAACAGTGAAGATATAAGAATTGAAAACCTCATGCTTCCCTATCATGGAAGAGAAGATGAGGCAATAAAGAAGCTGGAAGAACTTGCAATGCGGCGGGGGACCAACGTGATGTATGTGGCAGGAGGAGATGGGGTTCAGATAGGGGACCTTTGCATTACCTGCCTGTATCCCGGAAAAGAAGACAGGCCGGAAACCACCAATGAGGAGTCAGAAGTATTAAAAATGGACTATGGAAGCTGCCGCATGCTGTTTACAGGAGACATGGAGGAAAGAGGAGAAGAAGAGCTTCTTGAAAGGCCTGGGGAAAGGCAGATGCTGGCAGAAGTGAATGTGTTAAAGGTGGCTCATCATGGTTCGAAATATTCTTCCGGGGAGGCGTTCCTTGACGCGATAAAGCCTCGGTGGGCTGTGGTGTCTTATGGGGTGGGTAATTCTTATGGACATCCTCATCAGGAGGTTTTGGACCGCTTAAAAGAGAGAGGAACTGAGGTTTTCAAAACAGGAGAAGGAGGAGCCATAATGATGTGGACCGATGGGGAGAAGATCCGTTTTGAAAGTTTCGTTGACGGAGAGTAG